From Cetobacterium sp. ZOR0034, one genomic window encodes:
- a CDS encoding EAL domain-containing protein, producing the protein MVAEGVETESQLEFLKKQNINHAQGYLIGKPDLIEKFIL; encoded by the coding sequence ATAGTTGCTGAAGGTGTTGAAACAGAATCCCAATTAGAATTTTTAAAAAAACAAAATATTAATCATGCCCAAGGTTATTTAATTGGAAAACCAGATTTGATAGAAAAGTTTATATTATAA